A part of Desulfovibrio sp. JC010 genomic DNA contains:
- a CDS encoding AlpA family transcriptional regulator has translation MPIKNSNESSGADLAILHKTLPPIIARKDIKIYLGGLISSGYLANLDSQGRGPKSIKSGRRVAYLRGDLISWLENWLQG, from the coding sequence ATGCCAATCAAAAATTCAAATGAATCCTCAGGGGCGGATCTGGCGATCCTGCACAAAACCCTGCCCCCGATTATCGCCCGTAAAGACATAAAGATATATCTGGGCGGTCTCATCTCCAGCGGCTATCTTGCAAATCTTGATTCGCAAGGTCGCGGCCCGAAAAGTATCAAGAGCGGTAGGCGAGTCGCCTATCTGCGTGGAGACTTGATTTCATGGCTTGAAAACTGGTTGCAGGGGTAA
- the traI gene encoding TraI/MobA(P) family conjugative relaxase: MISRRVACKPQNDNYRRLAAYIADAKHKGEKSLMSWCAGCWAGDDYELAIQEVLDTQDLNTRTRKEKTYHLIVSFRPEDESILTPETYKEIELEFSKALGFEEHQRHCGVHKNTNNLHMHIAYNMIHPETLNRHEPYRDFYKRDRLHRDLEQKFGLKVDNGRQKESEPKRTNDRAASYEAHSGQQSFDSYIKERKDFILESLRSAQNWQSFHKSLAQIGIEIRLRGNGCSIKDLHSKTAIKASSLDRDFSKPKLESKLGKFQKPFDFKVEEKERYVSRPLHKYRGELYAEYRTAIESRKKAYKSLKEEQDARWKKITTFWNEKIKKTKNDSQLRPNNKARLLALAMDRKSAEIETFKKKMAVKRAALREQTPFSRWNDFLKWKAENGNEVALGILRSKKESSSPENKPERDNRGSKLSNLKRKQSEIRRDSSFVWKDQRRLLSISKMLQLQAEESNRNTGGDEQSVMAGLTWRVDSSGNVLYTLKSGAMVKDNGDKIFFSVGDSGAERVALELGRMMFGRKAVISGNVIVRKERNLTRT, translated from the coding sequence ATGATCAGCCGAAGGGTTGCCTGCAAGCCGCAAAACGACAATTACCGCCGACTCGCTGCCTACATTGCCGATGCCAAGCACAAGGGCGAAAAGAGTCTCATGTCATGGTGTGCTGGATGCTGGGCTGGCGACGATTACGAACTGGCCATTCAGGAAGTGCTCGATACTCAGGATTTGAATACACGCACCCGCAAGGAAAAGACATATCATTTGATAGTGTCTTTCAGGCCTGAAGATGAGTCCATCCTTACGCCGGAAACGTACAAAGAGATTGAGCTGGAGTTCTCCAAGGCTTTGGGGTTTGAAGAACACCAGCGGCATTGCGGGGTTCACAAAAACACCAACAACCTGCATATGCACATCGCCTACAACATGATTCACCCGGAGACTTTGAATCGTCATGAGCCATACCGTGACTTTTACAAGCGCGATAGGCTGCATCGTGATCTGGAGCAAAAGTTCGGCTTAAAAGTTGATAACGGCAGGCAAAAGGAAAGCGAACCAAAACGCACAAATGATCGAGCTGCAAGCTATGAAGCCCATTCCGGGCAGCAATCCTTTGATTCATATATAAAGGAACGCAAAGATTTCATTTTGGAGTCCTTGCGCTCCGCGCAAAACTGGCAGAGCTTCCATAAATCCCTAGCGCAAATCGGTATCGAAATCAGACTGCGCGGCAATGGATGCAGCATAAAAGACCTCCATTCCAAAACGGCCATTAAAGCCAGCAGCCTTGACCGGGATTTTTCCAAGCCCAAACTGGAATCCAAGCTGGGCAAGTTCCAAAAGCCTTTCGACTTCAAGGTGGAAGAAAAAGAGCGATACGTTTCAAGGCCGTTGCATAAGTATCGCGGAGAACTGTACGCCGAATACCGCACGGCTATCGAATCCAGAAAGAAAGCATACAAATCCCTGAAGGAAGAGCAGGATGCTCGCTGGAAGAAAATCACCACGTTCTGGAATGAGAAAATAAAGAAAACCAAGAACGACTCCCAGCTTCGGCCCAATAACAAGGCCCGTTTACTTGCGTTGGCGATGGATAGAAAAAGTGCCGAGATCGAAACCTTCAAAAAGAAAATGGCCGTAAAGCGTGCAGCCCTGCGTGAACAAACGCCATTTAGCAGGTGGAACGATTTTTTGAAATGGAAGGCCGAAAACGGGAATGAAGTTGCCTTGGGAATTTTACGCTCAAAGAAGGAGTCCAGCAGCCCAGAAAATAAACCGGAAAGGGATAACCGTGGCAGCAAGCTCTCAAACCTGAAGCGTAAACAAAGTGAAATCAGGCGAGATTCCTCTTTTGTCTGGAAAGATCAACGTCGACTGCTGTCCATTTCCAAAATGCTGCAATTGCAAGCTGAAGAATCCAACCGCAATACAGGCGGCGATGAACAAAGTGTCATGGCCGGACTGACTTGGCGTGTGGATTCATCCGGCAATGTCCTCTACACGCTGAAGAGCGGAGCCATGGTTAAAGACAATGGCGATAAGATTTTCTTCAGCGTTGGTGATTCCGGTGCGGAGCGGGTTGCGCTGGAGCTTGGGCGGATGATGTTCGGGCGGAAGGCTGTTATATCTGGGAATGTGATTGTACGTAAAGAGAGGAATCTAACGAGAACTTAG
- the rocD gene encoding ornithine--oxo-acid transaminase has protein sequence MKQSEYIELEDRFGARNYKPLDVVIEKGEGVWVWDVEGNKYMDCLSAYSAVNQGHCHPRIKKAMQDQLNKLTLTSRAFRNDQLGLFYEELCSLTNSHKVLPMNSGAEAVETAIKAVRKWGYEVKGVPEDRAEIIVCSDNFHGRTITIVSFSTDLGSRKGFGPFTPGFKIIPFGNADALEASITPKTVAFMVEPIQGEAGVIIPPDGYLRRVREICTANNISLILDEIQTGLGRTGKMLAEEHEGIEADITLIGKALSGGFYPVSAVLSNTEVLGVLKPGEHGSTFGGNPLACAVAREALKVLNEEKLIENAEKMGERFLAGLRSVNNSKIREVRGRGLLLAVEFKQNAGGARQYCEKLKDAGLLCKETHDNIIRFAPPLVINAEQVDWALERIKLIISV, from the coding sequence ATGAAACAGTCCGAATACATTGAACTTGAAGACAGATTTGGTGCCCGGAATTACAAACCTCTCGATGTTGTTATTGAAAAAGGCGAAGGGGTCTGGGTCTGGGATGTTGAAGGGAACAAATATATGGACTGCCTCTCCGCCTACTCCGCAGTAAATCAGGGCCATTGCCATCCGCGTATAAAAAAAGCCATGCAGGATCAGCTGAACAAACTGACCCTGACCTCACGGGCCTTCCGTAACGACCAGTTGGGACTTTTCTACGAAGAACTCTGCTCCCTGACCAATTCCCATAAAGTGCTGCCCATGAACAGCGGTGCCGAAGCCGTGGAAACCGCCATCAAAGCGGTGCGCAAATGGGGCTACGAGGTAAAGGGAGTCCCCGAAGACCGCGCTGAAATCATCGTCTGCAGTGACAACTTCCACGGAAGGACCATCACCATCGTCAGCTTTTCCACCGACCTCGGCTCACGCAAAGGTTTCGGCCCTTTCACCCCCGGCTTCAAAATCATCCCCTTCGGTAATGCCGATGCCCTTGAAGCAAGCATTACCCCCAAGACAGTGGCTTTCATGGTCGAACCCATTCAGGGCGAAGCCGGGGTTATCATTCCCCCGGACGGCTACCTCAGAAGAGTCCGTGAAATATGCACTGCCAACAACATCAGCCTGATCCTCGATGAAATCCAGACCGGACTGGGCCGCACCGGAAAAATGCTGGCCGAAGAACACGAAGGAATTGAAGCGGACATCACTCTCATCGGAAAAGCCCTTTCCGGCGGCTTCTACCCGGTATCGGCTGTGCTTTCCAACACCGAAGTCCTCGGCGTACTCAAACCCGGTGAACACGGCTCAACCTTCGGCGGCAACCCGCTGGCCTGTGCTGTAGCCCGGGAAGCCCTTAAGGTGCTCAACGAAGAAAAGCTGATTGAAAACGCTGAAAAAATGGGTGAAAGATTCCTTGCCGGACTGCGTTCCGTTAATAACAGCAAGATCAGGGAAGTACGCGGCCGCGGCCTCCTGCTGGCAGTGGAATTCAAACAGAATGCGGGCGGAGCACGCCAGTACTGCGAAAAGCTGAAAGATGCCGGATTGCTCTGCAAAGAGACCCACGACAACATCATCCGCTTTGCACCTCCACTGGTGATCAATGCGGAGCAGGTGGACTGGGCACTGGAACGCATCAAGCTCATTATCTCTGTTTAG
- a CDS encoding DUF554 domain-containing protein gives MIPIGSLVNGAAIIGGSIIGILLHSRFPERIREIIFQALGLGVLLIGIQMSLKVEDILVVIFSLIIGGILGELLRLDTLFERGAAWLKKKVGSSDTRFIDGMITASLIFCIGAMAIIGSLEEGINGNTDILYTKAMLDGFASIALASSYGIGVLFSFIPVVIYQGALTLFAGSFQEYFSPLMIGQLTACGGLLIIGISLTILDIKKINLANLLPSLGAVIALTALLN, from the coding sequence ATGATTCCCATCGGCTCACTTGTGAACGGTGCTGCCATCATCGGCGGTTCCATTATCGGCATCCTGCTGCACAGCAGGTTTCCGGAACGTATCCGGGAGATTATTTTTCAGGCTCTGGGGCTTGGCGTGCTGCTCATCGGCATCCAGATGTCTTTGAAGGTTGAAGATATTCTTGTTGTCATCTTCAGCCTGATCATAGGTGGAATCCTTGGGGAACTGCTCCGGCTGGATACCCTTTTCGAACGCGGGGCCGCATGGCTGAAAAAGAAAGTCGGCTCCAGCGACACCCGATTCATTGACGGCATGATCACCGCTTCCCTTATTTTCTGCATCGGTGCCATGGCCATTATCGGCTCACTGGAGGAAGGCATAAACGGCAACACCGACATCCTGTACACCAAGGCCATGCTGGACGGTTTCGCATCCATCGCCCTTGCTTCATCCTATGGGATCGGGGTGCTCTTTTCCTTTATCCCGGTGGTCATCTATCAGGGCGCACTGACCCTTTTTGCCGGTTCATTTCAGGAATACTTCTCCCCGCTGATGATCGGTCAGCTGACCGCCTGCGGCGGGCTGCTCATCATCGGCATCAGCCTTACCATTCTGGACATCAAGAAAATCAACCTCGCCAACCTGCTGCCTTCACTGGGAGCGGTTATCGCGCTTACAGCACTGCTGAACTGA
- a CDS encoding bifunctional DNA primase/polymerase — MTLSEAALYYAKQGIPVFPCTGKRPCVSGGFKSATTDANQITRWWQQFPQANIGSPTGANSFVLDIDPPHGEESLAELERQNSLLPETLTQRTGSGGRHLFFMKPAEIEIRNSASKISKGLDIRGSGGYIILPPSIHVSGNPYQWINESPLAEAPTWLIELISSGARSGSLKASSYAQSMLKAEEGTRNDSLNKVAFQVGKDIASGKTGEDSVNDVAEAALKTGLGAQEIQRTIQSGVLAGKKVVEESNPYSGIATSAWPVPNPNVFYGLAGEFAEFAVEKSEADPLAVLATFLCRFGVEVGQLPHMFAGEKQYSRINAVLVGQSSKARKGTSSIPIRELFAFNEKGWGSAQTSSGPLSSGEGLIYAIRDPELKYQVDKSTGVGERITIDPGVEDKRLFILDPEFAGALACTKREGNTLSTIVRTLFDGGTIEPLTKTSKLVATDPHVAITTHITLQELHARLDRVEIFNGFANRFLWLCVRRTKLIPFPEPLDSQRVTEFQRKLFELLESAKERSQIDFDSEARNQWGAVYPQLAKERADLLGSVLNRSEAYVRRIALIYALLDGSENVRLPHLKAALALWDYCEQSARFIFAGLESDSTSQKIMEALEESGGMIDTSGLYKFFGNHISKQKMTVALNNLLASRNIRVEESKPQGGGRPRKIFYLCEKS; from the coding sequence ATGACGCTTTCTGAAGCCGCATTGTATTATGCGAAGCAAGGCATCCCGGTCTTCCCCTGCACAGGAAAACGTCCTTGTGTTTCCGGCGGATTCAAAAGCGCGACCACTGACGCGAACCAAATCACCCGCTGGTGGCAGCAATTCCCACAGGCGAATATCGGCAGCCCCACCGGGGCGAACAGCTTTGTACTGGATATTGACCCGCCGCATGGTGAGGAGTCCCTTGCCGAGCTTGAACGCCAGAACTCCCTTCTACCTGAAACCTTGACCCAGCGCACCGGAAGCGGCGGACGGCATCTATTCTTTATGAAGCCTGCCGAAATCGAGATCCGCAACTCTGCCAGCAAGATAAGCAAAGGACTCGATATCCGTGGAAGCGGTGGCTACATCATTCTGCCGCCGTCAATTCATGTTTCGGGGAATCCCTATCAATGGATAAACGAAAGCCCTCTCGCTGAAGCTCCGACTTGGCTGATCGAACTGATTTCTTCGGGTGCGAGATCCGGCAGTCTGAAGGCGTCTTCATATGCACAATCCATGCTGAAGGCCGAAGAAGGCACGCGCAACGATTCATTGAACAAGGTCGCTTTTCAGGTCGGGAAGGACATTGCTTCTGGGAAGACCGGAGAGGATTCCGTTAATGACGTTGCTGAAGCTGCCTTAAAAACAGGCTTGGGAGCGCAGGAAATCCAGCGGACCATCCAGAGCGGTGTACTGGCCGGAAAGAAGGTTGTTGAAGAAAGCAATCCCTATTCCGGCATTGCAACCTCGGCTTGGCCTGTCCCAAATCCAAATGTCTTTTACGGTTTAGCTGGTGAATTTGCTGAATTCGCGGTGGAAAAATCAGAAGCTGATCCCCTCGCCGTACTGGCCACTTTCCTTTGTCGATTCGGCGTTGAGGTCGGACAGTTGCCACATATGTTTGCCGGAGAGAAGCAATACAGCCGGATAAATGCGGTGCTGGTCGGGCAGAGTTCAAAGGCCCGCAAAGGCACTTCGTCCATACCTATCCGGGAACTGTTTGCTTTCAATGAAAAAGGATGGGGTTCGGCACAGACATCTTCCGGCCCGCTTTCCAGTGGCGAGGGCCTCATCTATGCCATCCGTGACCCGGAATTGAAATATCAGGTCGACAAAAGCACCGGAGTCGGCGAGCGGATCACCATTGATCCCGGCGTTGAGGATAAACGGCTTTTCATTCTTGATCCAGAATTCGCCGGGGCCTTGGCTTGCACAAAGCGTGAAGGAAACACCCTTTCGACAATCGTCAGAACTCTCTTTGACGGCGGAACCATCGAACCGCTGACCAAAACAAGCAAGCTGGTGGCAACTGATCCGCATGTCGCCATCACCACCCACATCACTTTGCAGGAGCTGCACGCCCGTCTTGATCGGGTTGAGATATTCAATGGTTTTGCAAACCGCTTTCTCTGGCTCTGCGTCCGCAGAACAAAATTGATTCCTTTCCCGGAGCCTTTGGACAGCCAGCGAGTGACGGAGTTTCAAAGGAAGCTCTTCGAGTTGCTGGAATCCGCAAAAGAGCGTTCCCAGATAGATTTTGATTCTGAAGCCCGTAACCAATGGGGCGCGGTCTATCCGCAACTGGCGAAAGAACGTGCGGATTTGCTTGGCTCGGTTCTGAACCGATCCGAAGCATATGTCCGGCGCATTGCGCTCATCTATGCCTTGCTTGATGGCAGCGAAAATGTCCGGCTGCCCCACCTGAAAGCAGCCCTTGCGCTCTGGGATTATTGTGAACAGTCAGCGCGGTTCATTTTCGCCGGATTGGAAAGCGATTCGACCAGCCAGAAAATCATGGAAGCTCTGGAGGAGTCCGGCGGAATGATCGACACTTCCGGGCTGTACAAATTCTTTGGAAACCACATCTCAAAGCAGAAGATGACCGTGGCCCTGAACAACCTCCTAGCCAGCCGGAATATCCGGGTGGAGGAGTCAAAGCCGCAGGGAGGCGGGCGGCCTAGAAAAATATTTTATTTATGCGAAAAAAGCTAA
- a CDS encoding SpoIIE family protein phosphatase, translating into MKLRWKLLIVLLTFSLTPLFVLKTHGLNSLKELGADLQTQTRVTLLERATRTLADQAKGAAVMINIEERLYKSSLNSIQGEAELRLNDDDTAPQVKKAFITTPNTSFDKPELINIPAYKKRALLGKSGNRKNSHTQMADIQRGDLIDLPVTLDHVSFWLAGDLTREQAARDINRITPLLDDFKTSAAVLQDLVLWQEIILENGLVASYPGHTSFPRKYDPRTHEWYKATRKLGTANWTLPSTDAATKTLCNRLTAPLYGADGQFIGVASLVIPIGESINKALISTDIQKAKVLMVSTLYREEEQQNSLLVISKIGEEQDENRFRPEHGRFWQAPPKKEWLSEDNPEFKTLITDVDEKNSGVLQMNYKGVPSLWTYSPVNKAVSILIITPVHEFTAEADEAEQYVRESIANQYEGTSLIALAVILSIAVVAFFVAQSLSTPIRKISEAMTKVGEGDWDARADFHSRDELGDLAENFNIMVPQLREHSQIRQALSLADEAQQSLFPQASPVVEGVEIGARCTFSEKTGGDYYDFLGCSTCGPNTFATAIGDVSGHGISAALLMTSARAYMRALSGRGKTLVEAAVELNRLVTKDCAQTGHFMTMFMAVCNAEKRIVNWIRAGHDPGLVYTPEEDRFDQLLGEGLALGVDEDYPYREYATPMNQGQIMVLYTDGIWEAHDLSGKQFGKERLKQLIRDNSHKQAQEIADTILIEVAAYRKGFPLEDDCTIIVVKFL; encoded by the coding sequence ATGAAACTCCGCTGGAAACTGCTCATAGTACTGCTGACTTTTTCCCTGACTCCTTTGTTCGTGCTCAAAACACACGGACTGAATTCACTTAAGGAGCTGGGGGCTGATCTGCAGACCCAGACCCGTGTAACCCTGCTGGAACGGGCCACCCGCACCCTTGCCGATCAGGCCAAGGGTGCTGCGGTCATGATCAATATTGAGGAAAGACTTTACAAAAGCAGCCTCAACAGCATTCAGGGAGAAGCGGAACTGCGGTTGAACGATGATGATACAGCCCCGCAGGTGAAAAAAGCTTTCATTACCACTCCAAACACAAGCTTTGACAAACCGGAGCTCATCAACATCCCTGCCTATAAAAAACGGGCACTTTTAGGCAAAAGCGGGAACCGCAAAAACAGCCACACCCAGATGGCCGACATCCAGCGCGGAGACCTCATTGACCTGCCTGTTACGCTCGACCATGTTTCGTTTTGGCTGGCCGGGGATCTGACCCGTGAACAAGCCGCAAGAGATATCAACAGAATCACCCCCCTGCTGGATGATTTCAAAACATCCGCCGCTGTTTTGCAGGATCTCGTTCTCTGGCAGGAAATCATCCTTGAAAACGGTCTGGTTGCCAGCTATCCGGGTCATACTTCCTTTCCCAGAAAGTATGACCCCAGAACCCACGAATGGTACAAAGCAACCCGCAAGCTGGGTACAGCAAACTGGACCCTTCCGTCCACCGATGCAGCCACAAAAACCCTCTGCAACAGGTTGACCGCCCCGCTTTATGGAGCTGACGGTCAATTCATCGGAGTTGCTTCACTGGTAATCCCCATTGGGGAGAGCATAAACAAAGCCCTCATTTCAACCGACATCCAGAAAGCAAAAGTACTGATGGTCTCGACTTTGTATCGGGAAGAAGAGCAACAGAATTCACTGCTGGTAATCAGTAAGATAGGCGAGGAGCAGGATGAAAACAGATTCCGCCCTGAACATGGGCGATTCTGGCAGGCTCCCCCGAAAAAAGAATGGCTGAGCGAAGATAACCCTGAATTCAAAACTCTGATCACAGATGTTGATGAAAAGAATTCAGGTGTTCTGCAGATGAATTACAAGGGAGTCCCTTCCTTGTGGACATACAGCCCTGTAAACAAAGCCGTATCCATTCTCATCATCACCCCGGTTCACGAATTCACAGCCGAGGCGGATGAAGCCGAACAGTATGTGCGGGAAAGCATTGCCAACCAGTACGAAGGAACTTCGCTGATCGCACTGGCGGTAATCCTGTCCATCGCGGTTGTAGCCTTTTTTGTGGCCCAGAGCCTATCCACACCCATCCGCAAAATTTCAGAAGCCATGACCAAGGTGGGTGAGGGAGACTGGGATGCCCGTGCGGACTTCCACTCCAGGGATGAGCTTGGCGACCTTGCTGAAAATTTCAATATCATGGTCCCGCAACTACGCGAGCATTCCCAGATCAGGCAGGCCCTGAGTCTGGCCGATGAAGCCCAGCAGTCACTTTTCCCGCAGGCTTCCCCCGTTGTGGAAGGAGTCGAGATAGGAGCACGCTGCACCTTTTCCGAAAAGACCGGGGGCGACTACTATGACTTTTTAGGCTGCTCCACCTGCGGCCCGAATACTTTTGCCACGGCCATCGGCGATGTGTCCGGCCATGGCATAAGCGCAGCCCTGCTCATGACCAGTGCCCGGGCCTACATGCGCGCCCTTTCCGGCCGAGGCAAAACTCTGGTAGAGGCAGCAGTGGAACTCAACCGCCTTGTTACCAAGGATTGCGCCCAGACCGGGCACTTCATGACCATGTTCATGGCCGTCTGCAATGCTGAGAAAAGAATCGTCAACTGGATCAGGGCCGGGCATGACCCCGGACTGGTCTACACCCCCGAAGAAGACCGTTTTGATCAACTTCTGGGCGAAGGGCTGGCTCTCGGTGTGGATGAAGATTATCCTTACCGCGAATACGCGACCCCCATGAATCAAGGGCAGATCATGGTTCTTTACACTGACGGCATCTGGGAAGCGCACGACCTTTCAGGCAAGCAGTTCGGTAAGGAGCGTCTGAAACAACTTATTCGCGACAACAGCCACAAGCAGGCTCAGGAAATAGCGGACACGATTCTCATTGAAGTGGCTGCCTACCGCAAAGGTTTTCCGCTGGAAGATGACTGCACAATCATAGTGGTGAAATTTTTATGA
- a CDS encoding TIGR00730 family Rossman fold protein, producing the protein MKSICVFLGANPGNDPKYAQAARNMGRELAERGLTTVYGGSRTGLMGILAQSALDAGGKVIGVIPESLYKIEIAHTELTELHVSDSMHERKALMAELSDGFVAMPGGIGTMDEIFEIFTWAQLGFHTKPCGLLNVDGYYNKLLSFLDGVVEEGFLKDMHREKLLIAETPDLLIEAFATYEPPSGSKWVEKVEVDQRKSQ; encoded by the coding sequence ATGAAAAGCATATGTGTTTTCCTCGGCGCAAATCCGGGAAACGACCCTAAATACGCGCAGGCGGCCCGCAACATGGGCCGGGAGCTGGCTGAGCGCGGCCTGACCACGGTTTACGGAGGCTCGCGCACCGGATTGATGGGCATACTGGCCCAGTCCGCCCTTGATGCCGGGGGCAAAGTCATCGGGGTAATTCCTGAAAGCCTCTACAAAATTGAGATAGCCCACACCGAACTGACCGAGCTGCACGTCTCCGATTCCATGCATGAGCGCAAGGCACTCATGGCCGAGCTTTCCGACGGTTTCGTGGCCATGCCCGGCGGAATCGGCACCATGGATGAAATTTTTGAAATCTTCACCTGGGCACAGCTCGGATTTCACACCAAACCCTGCGGCCTGCTCAATGTGGACGGCTACTACAACAAACTGCTCTCTTTTCTGGACGGCGTGGTTGAGGAAGGATTCCTGAAAGATATGCACCGGGAAAAACTGCTTATCGCTGAAACACCGGACCTGCTCATTGAAGCCTTTGCCACCTACGAACCTCCGTCCGGCTCCAAATGGGTGGAAAAGGTTGAAGTCGACCAGCGCAAGAGCCAGTAA
- a CDS encoding conjugal transfer protein TraJ produces the protein MPSKKQIIKTYVSDEEYNQISETAQQCSLSLSAFVKAVSLGHEIRSSTDQQARRELLKLNADQGRLGGLLKMMILDDDENRGKAERPLEDIRRLQNRLLQKVRRI, from the coding sequence ATGCCCTCAAAGAAACAAATCATTAAAACCTACGTTTCCGACGAGGAATACAATCAGATCAGCGAGACTGCGCAGCAGTGCAGTCTTTCGCTGTCTGCCTTTGTTAAGGCCGTATCGCTGGGACATGAAATCAGAAGCAGCACTGACCAGCAGGCACGCCGGGAGCTTTTAAAGCTTAATGCCGATCAGGGTCGTCTGGGTGGCTTGTTAAAAATGATGATTCTGGACGATGACGAAAACCGGGGCAAAGCGGAAAGGCCGCTTGAAGACATTCGCCGTCTTCAGAACAGACTGCTTCAGAAGGTTCGAAGAATATGA